A region of Anopheles merus strain MAF chromosome 2R, AmerM5.1, whole genome shotgun sequence DNA encodes the following proteins:
- the LOC121587810 gene encoding uncharacterized protein LOC121587810, translated as MSLAVADTTNTTTTTTTVAENLVSPTAEERSNRSGKQQPITLILPTSGKLFFEKKQEFQLCKPQLLPLKSFSLEKLERMHQEAQRQLQETRARTAASKSANVF; from the coding sequence ATGTCCCTCGCCGTGGCTGATACGACaaacacgacgacgacgacgacgacagtaGCTGAAAACCTTGTATCGCCGACGGCCGAAGAAAGGAGCAACCGGAGTGGGAAACAGCAACCAATTACGCTGATTTTGCCAACCAGCGGAAAGCTATTTTTCGAGAAGAAGCAAGAATTTCAACTGTGCAAGCCCCAGCTGCTGCCGCTGAAATCGTTCAGCCTGGAGAAGCTGGAAAGAATGCACCAGGAAGCGCAGCGACAGTTGCAAGAAACACGCGCCCGAACCGCTGCCTCCAAGAGCGCCAACGTCTTCTAA